A region of Trichoplusia ni isolate ovarian cell line Hi5 chromosome 23, tn1, whole genome shotgun sequence DNA encodes the following proteins:
- the LOC113504818 gene encoding protein transport protein Sec23A isoform X2 gives MATYEEFIQQNEDRDGIRFTWNVWPSSRIEATRLVVPLACLYQPLKERLDLPPIQYEPVLCTRNTCRAILNPMCQVDYRAKLWVCNFCFQRNPFPPQYSAIAEQHQPAELIPNFSTIEYTITRAQTMPPIFLLVVDTCLDEEELGALKDSLQTSLSLMPQNALVGLITFGRMVQIHELGTEGISKCYVFKGTKDLTAKQIQEQLAIGRVNAPNPQQRPGAPAPQPPAHRFLQPVKTCDMALTDLLGELGRDPWPLGVGKRPLRSSGVALSLAVGLLEVTYPNTGGRIMLFLGGPCSQGPGQVVNDELKQPIRSHHDIHKDNAKYMKKAIKHYEALSLRAATNGHSIDIYSCALDQTGLMEMKQCCNSTGGHMVMGDSFNSSLFKQTFQRVFAKDPRADYKMAFNGTLEIKCSRELKISGAIGSCVSLNVKGPCVSDQEVGMGNTCQWKMCTFTPSTTMAIFFEVVNQHAAVPQGGRGCVQFITQYQHSSGQRRVRVTTVARNWGDAAVSLQHISAGFDQEAAAVVMARLVVYRAEQEDGPDVLRWLDRMLIRLCQKFGEYGKDDPNSFRLSENFSLYPQFMYHLRRSQFLQVFNNSPDETTFYRHMLMREDLTQSLIMIQPILYSYSFGGPPEPVLLDTSSIQPDRILLMDTFFQILIYHGETIAQWRALRYQDMPEYESFAQLLRAPIDDAQEILQSRFPVPRYIDTEHGGSQARFLLSKVNPSQTHNNMYAYGGDGGAPVLTDDVSLQVFMEHLKKLAVSSTA, from the exons ATGGCCACGTATGAGGAGTTCATTCAGCAGAATGAAGACAGAGATGGTATACGGTTCACTTGGAACGTGTGGCCTTCGAGCCGGATCGAGGCTACGAGGCTGGTGGTCCCACTTGCGTGTTTGTACCAGCCGCTGAAGGAAAGGCTGGATTTGCCGCCGATTCAGTACGAACCTGTGCTGTGCACCCGTAATACATGCAGGGCTATCTTAAATCCGATGTGCCAAGTGGATTACAGAGCCAAGCTATGGGTCTGCAACTTCTGTTTCCAAAGAAATCCT TTCCCCCCACAATATTCGGCGATAGCGGAGCAACACCAGCCTGCGGAGCTGATCCCCAACTTCTCAACTATAGAGTACACAATAACTCGGGCACAGACCATGCCACCTATCTTCCTTCTGGTAGTAGACACATGTCTGGATGAAGAGGAACTTGGAGCCCTGAAGGACTCTCTCCAAACATCTCTCAGTCTCATGCCGCAGAATGCTCTTGTTGGGCTTATTACATTTGGCCGTATGGTACAGATACATGAACTTG GTACTGAAGGCATATCCAAATGCTATGTATTTAAAGGCACTAAAGACCTCACAGCCAAACAGATTCAAGAGCAGTTGGCCATTGGTCGTGTGAATGCGCCAAATCCTCAGCAGAGACCTGGGGCTCCAGCTCCTCAGCCCCCCGCCCACCGCTTCCTGCAACCTGTCAAGACTTGCGATATGGCATTGACTGATCTCCTTGGTGAGCTGGGTCGGGACCCATGGCCTTTAGGCGTCGGCAAGAGACCGTTACGTAGCAGTGGCGTCGCTCTCTCATTAGCTGTCGGTCTCTTAGAGGTCACTTACCCTAACACTGGTGGAAGGATCATGCTGTTCCTCGGTGGTCCCTGCTCTCAAGGTCCAGGTCAGGTTGTCAACGACGAGCTGAAACAGCCCATCCGTTCTCACCACGACATTCACAAGGACAACGCTAAGTACATGAAGAAGGCTATCAAGCATTACGAAGCTTTGTCCCTGAGGGCGGCGACAAATGGCCACTCTATCGATATATACTCCTGTGCCTTAGATCAGACTGGACTTATGGAGATGAAGCAGTGCTGTAACTCTACTGG TGGGCACATGGTGATGGGTGACTCGTTCAACTCGTCGCTGTTCAAGCAGACATTCCAAAGAGTATTCGCCAAGGACCCGCGGGCTGACTACAAGATGGCGTTCAACGGCACGCTCGAGATCAAATGCAGTAGGGAACTCAAAA TATCGGGCGCGATCGGTTCGTGCGTGTCCCTGAACGTGAAGGGCCCGTGCGTGTCCGACCAGGAGGTGGGCATGGGCAACACCTGCCAGTGGAAGATGTGCACCTTCACGCCCAGCACCACCATGGCTATATTCTTCGAG GTAGTGAACCAGCACGCGGCGGTCCCGCAGGGCGGGCGCGGCTGCGTGCAGTTCATCACGCAGTACCAGCACTCCAGCGGACAGCGGCGCGTGCGCGTCACTACTGTGGCTCGCAA TTGGGGCGACGCGGCGGTGAGCCTGCAGCACATCTCGGCGGGCTTCGACCAGGAGGCGGCGGCCGTGGTCATGGCGCGCCTCGTCGTGTACCGCGCCGAGCAGGAGGACGGGCCCGACGTGCTGCGCTGGCTGGACAGGATGCTCATACGACTG TGCCAGAAGTTCGGCGAGTACGGCAAGGACGATCCGAACAGTTTCCGCCTGTCTGAGAACTTCAGCCTGTATCCACAGTTCATGTACCACCTGCGTCGCTCACAGTTCCTGCAGGTGTTCAACAACTCACCCGACGAGACCACTTTCTATAG ACACATGCTGATGCGTGAGGACCTGACACAGTCGCTGATCATGATCCAGCCGATCCTGTACTCGTACAGCTTTGGCGGTCCTCCGGAACCTGTACTCCTGGACACCTCCTCCATACAGCCTGATCGCATCCTACTCATGGACACCTTCTTCCAAATACTTATATACCATGGAGAG ACGATAGCCCAATGGCGCGCCCTCCGTTACCAAGACATGCCGGAGTACGAGAGCTTCGCTCAGCTGCTGCGCGCGCCCATCGACGACGCGCAGGAGATCCTGCAGAGCAGGTTCCCCGTCCCGCGGTACATCGACACTGAACATGGCGGGTCACAG gctCGGTTCCTTCTGTCAAAGGTCAATCCGTCTCAAACGCATAACAACATGTACGCGTACGGAGGG GACGGTGGCGCCCCCGTGTTGACGGACGACGTGTCGCTCCAGGTGTTCATGGAGCACCTCAAGAAGCTGGCCGTGTCTTCCACAGCTTAG
- the LOC113504818 gene encoding protein transport protein Sec23A isoform X1 → MATYEEFIQQNEDRDGIRFTWNVWPSSRIEATRLVVPLACLYQPLKERLDLPPIQYEPVLCTRNTCRAILNPMCQVDYRAKLWVCNFCFQRNPFPPQYSAIAEQHQPAELIPNFSTIEYTITRAQTMPPIFLLVVDTCLDEEELGALKDSLQTSLSLMPQNALVGLITFGRMVQIHELGTEGISKCYVFKGTKDLTAKQIQEQLAIGRVNAPNPQQRPGAPAPQPPAHRFLQPVKTCDMALTDLLGELGRDPWPLGVGKRPLRSSGVALSLAVGLLEVTYPNTGGRIMLFLGGPCSQGPGQVVNDELKQPIRSHHDIHKDNAKYMKKAIKHYEALSLRAATNGHSIDIYSCALDQTGLMEMKQCCNSTGGHMVMGDSFNSSLFKQTFQRVFAKDPRADYKMAFNGTLEIKCSRELKISGAIGSCVSLNVKGPCVSDQEVGMGNTCQWKMCTFTPSTTMAIFFEVVNQHAAVPQGGRGCVQFITQYQHSSGQRRVRVTTVARNWGDAAVSLQHISAGFDQEAAAVVMARLVVYRAEQEDGPDVLRWLDRMLIRLCQKFGEYGKDDPNSFRLSENFSLYPQFMYHLRRSQFLQVFNNSPDETTFYRHMLMREDLTQSLIMIQPILYSYSFGGPPEPVLLDTSSIQPDRILLMDTFFQILIYHGETIAQWRALRYQDMPEYESFAQLLRAPIDDAQEILQSRFPVPRYIDTEHGGSQARFLLSKVNPSQTHNNMYAYGGAMPIPSADGGAPVLTDDVSLQVFMEHLKKLAVSSTA, encoded by the exons ATGGCCACGTATGAGGAGTTCATTCAGCAGAATGAAGACAGAGATGGTATACGGTTCACTTGGAACGTGTGGCCTTCGAGCCGGATCGAGGCTACGAGGCTGGTGGTCCCACTTGCGTGTTTGTACCAGCCGCTGAAGGAAAGGCTGGATTTGCCGCCGATTCAGTACGAACCTGTGCTGTGCACCCGTAATACATGCAGGGCTATCTTAAATCCGATGTGCCAAGTGGATTACAGAGCCAAGCTATGGGTCTGCAACTTCTGTTTCCAAAGAAATCCT TTCCCCCCACAATATTCGGCGATAGCGGAGCAACACCAGCCTGCGGAGCTGATCCCCAACTTCTCAACTATAGAGTACACAATAACTCGGGCACAGACCATGCCACCTATCTTCCTTCTGGTAGTAGACACATGTCTGGATGAAGAGGAACTTGGAGCCCTGAAGGACTCTCTCCAAACATCTCTCAGTCTCATGCCGCAGAATGCTCTTGTTGGGCTTATTACATTTGGCCGTATGGTACAGATACATGAACTTG GTACTGAAGGCATATCCAAATGCTATGTATTTAAAGGCACTAAAGACCTCACAGCCAAACAGATTCAAGAGCAGTTGGCCATTGGTCGTGTGAATGCGCCAAATCCTCAGCAGAGACCTGGGGCTCCAGCTCCTCAGCCCCCCGCCCACCGCTTCCTGCAACCTGTCAAGACTTGCGATATGGCATTGACTGATCTCCTTGGTGAGCTGGGTCGGGACCCATGGCCTTTAGGCGTCGGCAAGAGACCGTTACGTAGCAGTGGCGTCGCTCTCTCATTAGCTGTCGGTCTCTTAGAGGTCACTTACCCTAACACTGGTGGAAGGATCATGCTGTTCCTCGGTGGTCCCTGCTCTCAAGGTCCAGGTCAGGTTGTCAACGACGAGCTGAAACAGCCCATCCGTTCTCACCACGACATTCACAAGGACAACGCTAAGTACATGAAGAAGGCTATCAAGCATTACGAAGCTTTGTCCCTGAGGGCGGCGACAAATGGCCACTCTATCGATATATACTCCTGTGCCTTAGATCAGACTGGACTTATGGAGATGAAGCAGTGCTGTAACTCTACTGG TGGGCACATGGTGATGGGTGACTCGTTCAACTCGTCGCTGTTCAAGCAGACATTCCAAAGAGTATTCGCCAAGGACCCGCGGGCTGACTACAAGATGGCGTTCAACGGCACGCTCGAGATCAAATGCAGTAGGGAACTCAAAA TATCGGGCGCGATCGGTTCGTGCGTGTCCCTGAACGTGAAGGGCCCGTGCGTGTCCGACCAGGAGGTGGGCATGGGCAACACCTGCCAGTGGAAGATGTGCACCTTCACGCCCAGCACCACCATGGCTATATTCTTCGAG GTAGTGAACCAGCACGCGGCGGTCCCGCAGGGCGGGCGCGGCTGCGTGCAGTTCATCACGCAGTACCAGCACTCCAGCGGACAGCGGCGCGTGCGCGTCACTACTGTGGCTCGCAA TTGGGGCGACGCGGCGGTGAGCCTGCAGCACATCTCGGCGGGCTTCGACCAGGAGGCGGCGGCCGTGGTCATGGCGCGCCTCGTCGTGTACCGCGCCGAGCAGGAGGACGGGCCCGACGTGCTGCGCTGGCTGGACAGGATGCTCATACGACTG TGCCAGAAGTTCGGCGAGTACGGCAAGGACGATCCGAACAGTTTCCGCCTGTCTGAGAACTTCAGCCTGTATCCACAGTTCATGTACCACCTGCGTCGCTCACAGTTCCTGCAGGTGTTCAACAACTCACCCGACGAGACCACTTTCTATAG ACACATGCTGATGCGTGAGGACCTGACACAGTCGCTGATCATGATCCAGCCGATCCTGTACTCGTACAGCTTTGGCGGTCCTCCGGAACCTGTACTCCTGGACACCTCCTCCATACAGCCTGATCGCATCCTACTCATGGACACCTTCTTCCAAATACTTATATACCATGGAGAG ACGATAGCCCAATGGCGCGCCCTCCGTTACCAAGACATGCCGGAGTACGAGAGCTTCGCTCAGCTGCTGCGCGCGCCCATCGACGACGCGCAGGAGATCCTGCAGAGCAGGTTCCCCGTCCCGCGGTACATCGACACTGAACATGGCGGGTCACAG gctCGGTTCCTTCTGTCAAAGGTCAATCCGTCTCAAACGCATAACAACATGTACGCGTACGGAGGG GCGATGCCGATACCATCAGCG GACGGTGGCGCCCCCGTGTTGACGGACGACGTGTCGCTCCAGGTGTTCATGGAGCACCTCAAGAAGCTGGCCGTGTCTTCCACAGCTTAG